One Vitis riparia cultivar Riparia Gloire de Montpellier isolate 1030 chromosome 4, EGFV_Vit.rip_1.0, whole genome shotgun sequence genomic window carries:
- the LOC117913372 gene encoding putative pentatricopeptide repeat-containing protein At3g25970 has product MRPLHSLSQSSFTALYRASVNHCLAIKSGTTASIYTANNIINGYAKCGEIRIASKMFDETSQRDAVSWNTMIAGFVNFGNFETALEFLKSMKRYGFAIDGYSFGSILKGVACVGYVEVGQQVHSMIVKMGYEGNVFAGSALLDMYAKCERVEDAFEVFKSINIRNSVTWNALISGYAQVGDRGTAFWLLDCMELEGVEIDDGTFAPLLTLLDDPDLHKLTTQVHAKIVKHALASDTTVCNAIITAYSECGSIEDAERVFDGAIETRDLVTWNSMLAAYLVNNQEEDAFELFLEMQVLGFEPDIYTYTSVISAAFEGAHQGQGKSLHGLVIKRGLEFLVPISNSLIAMYLKSHSKSMDEALNIFESMENKDHVSWNSILTGFSQSGLSEDALKFFENMRSQYVVIDHYAFSAVLRSCSDLATLQLGQQVHVLVLKSGFEPNGFVASSLIFMYSKCGVIEDARKSFDATPKDSSIAWNSLIFGYAQHGRGKIALDLFFLMKDRRVKLDHITFVAVLTACSHIGLVEEGWSFLKSMESDYGIPPRMEHYACMIDLLGRAGRLDEAKALIEAMPFEPDAMVWKTLLGACRTCGDIELASQVASHLLELEPEEHCTYVLLSSMFGHLRRWNEKASIKRLMKERGVKKVPGWSWIEVKNEVHSFNAEDRSHPNCEEIYLRLGDLMEEIRRLDYVANSEVFLHDF; this is encoded by the coding sequence ATGAGGCCATTGCACTCACTCAGTCAATCTTCTTTCACCGCTTTATACAGGGCTTCAGTCAACCATTGTTTGGCGATCAAATCAGGAACAACTGCAAGCATATACACTGCCAACAATATCATAAATGGATACGCAAAATGTGGAGAGATACGTATTGCTAGCAAGATGTTCGATGAAACGTCGCAACGGGATGCTGTGTCTTGGAATACAATGATTGCAGGGTTTGTGAATTTTGGGAACTTTGAGACTGCACTGGAGTTTCTAAAATCCATGAAAAGATATGGGTTTGCGATTGATGGGTACAGTTTTGGAAGTATACTTAAGGGTGTTGCTTGTGTTGGATATGTTGAGGTTGGGCAGCAAGTGCATTCCATGATTGTTAAGATGGGTTACGAGGGGAATGTGTTTGCAGGTAGTGCACTCTTAGACATGTATGCGAAATGTGAGAGAGTTGAGGATGCATTTGAGGTGTTTAAGTCTATAAATATTCGTAATTCTGTTACCTGGAATGCTTTGATTAGTGGGTATGCTCAAGTGGGTGATCGGGGGACTGCATTTTGGCTATTGGATTGTATGGAGCTGGAGGGTGTGGAGATTGACGATGGGACATTTGCTCCACTTTTGACATTGCTTGATGACCCAGATTTGCACAAATTGACAACGCAGGTTCATGCTAAAATTGTGAAGCATGCTTTGGCATCTGATACTACTGTGTGCAATGCCATAATCACAGCGTACTCAGAGTGTGGGTCCATTGAAGATGCTGAAAGAGTGTTTGATGGTGCTATTGAGACACGAGATCTAGTGACATGGAATTCTATGCTGGCTGCTTACCTAGTAAATAATCAGGAGGAGGATGCATTTGAGCTCTTCCTTGAAATGCAAGTGCTTGGGTTTGAACCAGACATCTATACATACACTAGTGTCATAAGTGCTGCTTTTGAAGGTGCACATCAAGGCCAAGGAAAGTCCTTACATGGATTGGTAATCAAAAGGGGATTGGAATTTTTGGTACCGATCTCTAATTCATTGATTGCCATGTATCTCAAATCACATAGCAAATCCATGGATGAagcattaaatatatttgaatccATGGAAAACAAGGACCATGTCTCTTGGAATTCCATTTTGACAGGATTCTCACAAAGTGGGTTAAGTGAAGATGCATTGAAGTTCTTTGAGAATATGCGATCTCAGTATGTAGTGATTGATCACTATGCCTTTTCTGCTGTCCTTAGGTCTTGCTCGGATTTAGCAACTCTCCAGTTGGGTCAACAAGTTCATGTCCTAGTACTTAAATCAGGCTTTGAGCCAAATGGATTCGTTGCCAGTTCATTGATATTTATGTATTCGAAGTGTGGTGTCATTGAAGATGCTAGAAAATCATTTGATGCAACACCAAAAGATAGCTCAATTGCATGGAACTCACTCATATTTGGTTATGCGCAACACGGGCGAGGCAAAATTGCACTTGATCTCTTCTTCTTAATGAAAGATAGAAGAGTGAAGCTGGATCATATAACTTTTGTTGCAGTTCTAACTGCATGCAGCCACATTGGATTGGTAGAAGAGGGTTGGTCTTTCCTAAAATCTATGGAATCTGACTATGGGATTCCACCTCGGATGGAGCATTATGCTTGTATGATTGATCTGCTTGGGCGGGCTGGGCGTCTAGATGAGGCAAAAGCATTAATTGAGGCAATGCCATTTGAGCCAGATGCAATGGTGTGGAAAACACTACTTGGTGCATGTAGGACTTGTGGTGACATAGAATTGGCGAGTCAGGTGGCAAGCCATCTATTAGAACTAGAGCCTGAAGAGCATTGCACTTATGTTCTACTCTCCAGCATGTTTGGGCATCTCAGGAGGTGGAACGAAAAGGCTAGCATAAAGAGGTTGATGAAGGAGAGAGGGGTAAAAAAGGTTCCTGGCTGGAGTTGGATAGAGGTTAAAAATGAGGTGCATTCCTTCAATGCTGAGGATCGATCCCACCCTAATTGTGAAGAGATATACCTGAGATTAGGAGACTTAATGGAGGAAATCAGGAGGTTGGATTATGTTGCTAATTCAGAGGTTTTTTTGCATGATTTTTGA